In the Gammaproteobacteria bacterium genome, one interval contains:
- the crcB gene encoding fluoride efflux transporter CrcB produces the protein MKQLVAIAAGGALGAVMRYGVSTAVYALAGRGFPYGTLVVNVGGSAVMGLLFVLLVERMDVDAVWRAALLVGLLGSFTTFSTFSMETLALIEQGKGAEALVNVIASVVLCLTAAWVGLVLGRQW, from the coding sequence ATGAAACAACTGGTGGCCATCGCCGCAGGCGGCGCCCTGGGGGCGGTGATGCGCTACGGCGTGTCCACGGCGGTCTACGCCCTCGCCGGGCGGGGCTTCCCCTATGGCACTCTGGTGGTGAACGTGGGGGGCTCCGCGGTCATGGGGCTGCTGTTTGTGCTGCTGGTGGAGCGCATGGACGTGGACGCGGTGTGGCGGGCCGCCCTGCTGGTGGGGCTGCTGGGCTCCTTCACCACCTTTTCTACGTTTTCCATGGAGACCCTGGCCCTGATTGAGCAGGGCAAGGGCGCGGAGGCCCTGGTCAACGTCATTGCGAGCGTGGTGCTTTGCCTAACCGCCGCCTGGGTCGGCTTGGTGCTGGGCCGCCAGTGGTGA